One stretch of Mangifera indica cultivar Alphonso chromosome 9, CATAS_Mindica_2.1, whole genome shotgun sequence DNA includes these proteins:
- the LOC123225604 gene encoding splicing factor-like protein 1, whose product MESVESNRHFQALDYNQNQNPALSETLDPGSKSPPKTLAPDSQFPQNGSENGHNNNNVEDNNNNNAIADYVKQKPLLSENGLTNTHSGTDKDQSGGEEETTSRRRRRSRWDPPPSESGTGDQGNNNNDSGTGTKKRKSRWADDEPKPVIQLPDFMKDFTGGIEFDPEIQALNSRLLEISRMMQSGMPLDDRPEGQRSPSPEPIYDNMGIRINTREYRARERLNKERQEIISQIIKRNPAFKPPADYRPPKLQKKLYIPMKEYPGYNFIGLIIGPRGNTQKRMERETGAKIVIRGKGSVKEGRLQQKRDLKPDPSENEDLHVLVEAETQESLEAAAAMVEKLLQPVDEVLNEHKRQQLRELAALNGTIRDEEYCRLCGEPGHRQYACPSRTSTFKSDVLCKICGDGGHPTIDCPVKGTAGKKMDDEYQNFLAELGGTLPESATKQGSTLALGPGTSGSNPPWQNNTGSSAHPGLGSVGAKPIKEFDDTNLYIGYLPPTLDDDGLIRLFSSFGDIVMAKVIKDRVTGLSKGYGFVKYSDVQMANNAIASMNGYRLEGRTIAVRVAGKPPQPTVPPGPPASTVPAYPASTQPVGGYPSQQFTPGGPLPNPPPASYTGTPVPWGPPVPPPYAPYAPPPPPPPGSTSYPPVPGQPMPPYGVQYPPPVQMSPPGAPSQTVTSSEAQQQSFPPGVQSESSTSASTVSANMYGSSMAPMPPNAQPAYSTAALGYPPYYSAVPRPPPAPSSTVDHSQSMGNVPWATNPSVPPPVSSAEKTTYGADAEYEKFMAEMK is encoded by the coding sequence ATGGAATCTGTCGAATCCAATCGTCATTTTCAAGCCCTAGATTAcaaccaaaatcaaaatcctGCGTTATCAGAAACCCTAGATCCCGGTTCAAAAAGCCCTCCTAAAACCCTCGCTCCCGATTCTCAATTTCCGCAAAACGGGTCCGAGAATGGCCACAATAACAACAACGTCGaggacaataataataataacgcTATCGCCGATTACGTTAAGCAGAAGCCTTTATTGTCGGAAAATGGTCTAACAAACACTCATTCCGGTACCGACAAGGATCAATCGGGAGGTGAGGAGGAGACCACTAGCAGAAGAAGGCGTCGTAGCAGGTGGGATCCGCCGCCGTCTGAGTCGGGCACTGGCGACCAGgggaataataataatgactCGGGGACTGGGACCAAGAAGCGGAAATCACGGTGGGCGGATGACGAGCCGAAGCCGGTGATTCAGTTACCGGATTTTATGAAGGACTTCACTGGAGGTATTGAGTTTGATCCGGAAATTCAAGCTTTAAATAGTCGGTTACTAGAAATTTCTAGAATGATGCAATCTGGTATGCCTTTAGATGATAGACCAGAAGGGCAGAGAAGTCCTTCGCCTGAACCCATTTATGATAATATGGGAATTAGGATTAATACTAGAGAGTATAGGGCACGAGAGAGATTGAATAAAGAGAGACAGGAGATTATATCTCAAATTATTAAACGAAATCCTGCGTTCAAGCCACCAGCGGATTATAGGCCTCCAAAACTTCAGAAGAAGCTTTATATACCAATGAAAGAGTATCCtgggtataattttattggtctGATTATTGGACCGAGAGGAAACACTCAAAAGAGAATGGAGAGGGAGACTGGTGCAAAGATAGTGATTCGTGGTAAAGGATCGGTGAAAGAGGGCAGGTTGCAACAGAAGAGGGATTTGAAGCCAGACCCATCAGAGAATGAGGATTTGCATGTTTTGGTGGAGGCAGAGACTCAGGAATCACTTGAGGCTGCAGCTGCAATGGTAGAGAAGTTGTTGCAACCAGTTGATGAGGTTTTGAACGAGCATAAAAGACAGCAGTTGAGGGAGCTTGCGGCCTTGAATGGGACAATAAGGGATGAGGAGTATTGTCGATTATGTGGTGAGCCAGGACATCGGCAGTATGCATGTCCCTCGCGAACTTCAACTTTTAAGAGTGATGTTCTTTGTAAGATTTGTGGTGATGGTGGCCATCCAACTATTGATTGTCCGGTGAAGGGAACAGCTGGGAAGAAAATGGATGATGAATATCAGAATTTCTTGGCGGAGTTAGGAGGAACTCTTCCTGAATCAGCTACCAAACAAGGTTCTACCTTGGCTTTAGGTCCTGGCACCTCTGGAAGCAATCCACCTTGGCAAAATAATACTGGGAGCTCAGCACACCCTGGACTAGGTTCAGTTGGAGCTAAGCCCATCAAGGAATTTGATGATACAAATCTGTACATTGGATATTTGCCACCTACACTTGATGATGATGGTTTGATTAGGTTGTTTTCATCATTTGGTGATATAGTGATGGCAAAGGTTATTAAGGACCGAGTTACTGGATTGAGCAAAGGTTATGGTTTTGTTAAGTATTCTGATGTTCAGATGGCTAATAATGCTATTGCAAGCATGAATGGTTACCGCCTTGAGGGGAGAACTATAGCTGTGAGAGTTGCCGGTAAGCCGCCTCAGCCTACTGTACCTCCAGGCCCTCCAGCCTCAACTGTGCCTGCTTACCCTGCTTCTACTCAGCCAGTTGGTGGCTATCCATCACAGCAGTTTACACCTGGTGGTCCTCTTCCTAATCCCCCACCAGCAAGCTACACTGGGACTCCTGTTCCATGGGGACCACCAGTTCCTCCACCTTATGCTCCTTAtgctcctcctcctcctcctcctcctggTTCAACCTCGTACCCTCCTGTCCCTGGTCAACCAATGCCCCCATATGGAGTACAGTATCCTCCACCTGTGCAGATGTCTCCCCCTGGTGCTCCATCGCAGACTGTGACTTCAAGTGAAGCTCAACAACAAAGCTTCCCACCAGGGGTGCAATCTGAAAGCAGCACTTCTGCTTCAACCGTATCAGCAAATATGTATGGAAGCTCCATGGCACCAATGCCGCCAAATGCTCAACCTGCATACTCAACTGCTGCATTAGGTTACCCTCCGTACTACAGTGCAGTTCCTCGCCCTCCACCTGCTCCATCCTCAACTGTGGACCATTCACAGAGCATGGGTAATGTTCCTTGGGCTACTAATCCTTCAGTGCCACCTCCTGTTTCTTCTGCAGAAAAGACAACTTATGGTGCAGATGCTGAGTATGAGAAGTTTATGGCAGAGATGAAATGA
- the LOC123225187 gene encoding DNA-directed RNA polymerase III subunit RPC4-like isoform X2, producing MNQDPDKPPRKFKYPPKAPPAPSRSQKLKRPAPETVSKNEDGGEEEARELMRQFTEANTRQVPKVTKKASVQIAFDAGAASSTSIRKYGNPKDGDSAKATDSMLEDSTSDDRQIVRSTAREDETFPYSLGASTEKFREDYREPGDYKNTSYPITLPWRKPDCSDPELLDEDEFGEAARNLEYDENTINSAKDLGLLDESQRERMMLFQFPSTLPLFRRSASVKGKEKAESSKILGRVDAPESGCSLKELPGGYMGKMLVYRSGAVKLKLGETIFDVSPGSDCSFSQDVAAINTKDGNFCVLGEVDKRVVVTPGIDSMFDKVVNLGEPKKDAGATDDSED from the exons ATGAATCAAGATCCAGACAAGCCACCTAGAAAG tTTAAGTACCCTCCCAAAGCTCCTCCGGCACCTTCCCGAAGCCAAAAGCTCAAACGCCCTGCTCCCGAAAC TGTATCGAAAAATGAAGACGGAGGAGAAGAAGAGGCCCGGGAACTCATGCGCCAATTCACC GAAGCAAATACACGGCAAGTGCCCAAAGTAACAAAGAAAG CTTCAGTGCAAATTGCATTTGATGCTGGGGCTGCATCATCAACTTCCATAAGGAAATATGGTAATCCAAAGGATGGGGATAGTGCAAAAGCTACTGACTCGATGTTAGAAGATTCTACTTCTGATGATAGGCAAATTGTACGATCAACTGCCAGAGAAGATGAAACCTTCCCCTATTCTCTAGGTGCATCAACTGAAAAGTTCAGGGAAGATTACAGGGAACCTGGG GATTACAAAAATACTTCCTATCCAATTACACTTCCTTGGAGGAAGCCTGACTGTAGTGACCCAG AACTTCTTGATGAGGATGAATTTGGGGAGGCTGCAAGGAACTTGGAGTATGATGAGAATACTATAAATTCTGCTAAAGATCTTGGGTTGCTG GATGAATCTCAAAGAGAAAGAATGATGCTCTTTCAATTTCCCAGTACACTGCCCCTATTCAGGCGATCAGCTAGcgtaaagggaaaagagaaagcTGAAAGCTCAAAAATTTTGGGAAGAGTCGATGCTCCAGAAAGTGGCTGCAGTCTAAAAGAGTTGCCAGGTGGATATATGGGCAAAATGCTGGTTTACAGGAGTGGAGCTGTCAAGTTGAAACTGGGAGAAACCATATTTGAT GTTTCACCTGGATCAGATTGCTCATTCAGCCAGGACGTTGCGGCAATCAACACAAAAGATGGAAACTTTTGCGTTCTTGGAGAAGTTGATAAACGAGTTGTTGTAACTCCAGGCATTGATTCTATGTTCGATAAAGTGGTTAACTTGGGAGAACCTAAGAAAGATGCTGGAGCAACTGATGATTCGGAAGATTAA
- the LOC123225187 gene encoding DNA-directed RNA polymerase III subunit RPC4-like isoform X1, giving the protein MNQDPDKPPRKFKYPPKAPPAPSRSQKLKRPAPETVSKNEDGGEEEARELMRQFTEANTRQVPKVTKKELKPAASVQIAFDAGAASSTSIRKYGNPKDGDSAKATDSMLEDSTSDDRQIVRSTAREDETFPYSLGASTEKFREDYREPGDYKNTSYPITLPWRKPDCSDPELLDEDEFGEAARNLEYDENTINSAKDLGLLDESQRERMMLFQFPSTLPLFRRSASVKGKEKAESSKILGRVDAPESGCSLKELPGGYMGKMLVYRSGAVKLKLGETIFDVSPGSDCSFSQDVAAINTKDGNFCVLGEVDKRVVVTPGIDSMFDKVVNLGEPKKDAGATDDSED; this is encoded by the exons ATGAATCAAGATCCAGACAAGCCACCTAGAAAG tTTAAGTACCCTCCCAAAGCTCCTCCGGCACCTTCCCGAAGCCAAAAGCTCAAACGCCCTGCTCCCGAAAC TGTATCGAAAAATGAAGACGGAGGAGAAGAAGAGGCCCGGGAACTCATGCGCCAATTCACC GAAGCAAATACACGGCAAGTGCCCAAAGTAACAAAGAAAG AGTTAAAACCTGCAGCTTCAGTGCAAATTGCATTTGATGCTGGGGCTGCATCATCAACTTCCATAAGGAAATATGGTAATCCAAAGGATGGGGATAGTGCAAAAGCTACTGACTCGATGTTAGAAGATTCTACTTCTGATGATAGGCAAATTGTACGATCAACTGCCAGAGAAGATGAAACCTTCCCCTATTCTCTAGGTGCATCAACTGAAAAGTTCAGGGAAGATTACAGGGAACCTGGG GATTACAAAAATACTTCCTATCCAATTACACTTCCTTGGAGGAAGCCTGACTGTAGTGACCCAG AACTTCTTGATGAGGATGAATTTGGGGAGGCTGCAAGGAACTTGGAGTATGATGAGAATACTATAAATTCTGCTAAAGATCTTGGGTTGCTG GATGAATCTCAAAGAGAAAGAATGATGCTCTTTCAATTTCCCAGTACACTGCCCCTATTCAGGCGATCAGCTAGcgtaaagggaaaagagaaagcTGAAAGCTCAAAAATTTTGGGAAGAGTCGATGCTCCAGAAAGTGGCTGCAGTCTAAAAGAGTTGCCAGGTGGATATATGGGCAAAATGCTGGTTTACAGGAGTGGAGCTGTCAAGTTGAAACTGGGAGAAACCATATTTGAT GTTTCACCTGGATCAGATTGCTCATTCAGCCAGGACGTTGCGGCAATCAACACAAAAGATGGAAACTTTTGCGTTCTTGGAGAAGTTGATAAACGAGTTGTTGTAACTCCAGGCATTGATTCTATGTTCGATAAAGTGGTTAACTTGGGAGAACCTAAGAAAGATGCTGGAGCAACTGATGATTCGGAAGATTAA